A window of the Acipenser ruthenus chromosome 30, fAciRut3.2 maternal haplotype, whole genome shotgun sequence genome harbors these coding sequences:
- the LOC117965958 gene encoding guanylyl cyclase-activating protein 1-like, with protein sequence MGNASGAAVEEITACEIHQWYRKFMTECPSGQLTLYEFKQFFGLKDLSPGANAYIEQMFETFDVNKDGYIDFMEYVAALSLVLKAKVGKKLKWYFKLYDMDGNGSIDRGELLNIIKAIRAINGCKHDTTAEEFTNMVFEKIDINSDGELSMEEFLDEVQKDELLLDILTQSLDLYHIAGVIQSNSQPESQEEEC encoded by the exons ATGGGAAACGCCAGCGGTGCTGCGGTGGAGGAAATCACAGCCTGCGAGATTCATCAGTGGTACAGAAAGTTCATGACTGAGTGCCCGTCGGGGCAGCTCACCCTCTACGAGTTCAAGCAGTTCTTCGGACTGAAGGATCTGTCCCCCGGCGCCAATGCCTACATCGAGCAAATGTTTGAAACTTTTGACGTGAACAAG GACGGTTATATTGACTTCATGGAGTATGTGGCAGCGTTGAGCCTAGTTCTCAAAGCCAAGGTGGGAAAGAAGCTCAAATGGTACTTCAAGCTCTATGACATGGATGGCAATGGCAGCATTGACCGGGGAGAGCTCCTGAACATTATCAAG GCCATCAGAGCCATTAATGGCTGCAAGCATGACACGACAGCGGAAGAATTCACCAACATGGTGTTTGAGAAGATTGATATCAACAGCGATG GAGAGCTGTCTATGGAGGAGTTCTTGGATGAGGTCCAGAAGGACGAGCTGCTGCTGGACATCCTGACCCAGAGTCTGGACCTCTACCATATCGCGGGCGTGATCCAGAGCAACAGCCAGCCAGAGAGCCAGGAGGAGGAGTGCTGA
- the LOC117426985 gene encoding guanylyl cyclase-activating protein 2-like isoform X1, which yields MGQQLSEDKEAEIGVAELQEWYKKFVVECPSGTLFMHEFKGFFGVTDNQEAAEYIENMFRAFDKNGDNTIDFLEYVAALNLVLRGKLEHKLKWTFKMYDKDGNGCIDKTELLEIVEAIYRLKKACHGETGDACLLLTPDQVVDRIFQLVDANGDGQLSLDEFIDGAQRDKWVMKMLQMDVNPGGWISAQRRKSTLF from the exons ATGGGGCAGCAGCTGAGTGAAGATAAGGAGGCTGAGATTGGCGTGGCCGAGCTCCAGGAGTGGTATAAGAAGTTCGTGGTGGAGTGCCCCAGTGGGACTCTCTTCATGCACGAGTTCAAGGGCTTCTTCGGGGTCACGGACAACCAGGAGGCAGCCGAGTACATCGAGAACATGTTCCGTGCCTTCGACAAGAACGGG gACAACACGATTGATTTCCTGGAGTACGTGGCAGCGCTGAACCTGGTGTTGAGAGGGAAGCTGGAGCACAAGCTGAAGTGGACCTTTAAGATGTACGACAAGGACGGGAACGGGTGCATTGACAAGACGGAGCTGCTGGAGATTGTGGAG GCTATATACCGATTGAAGAAAGCCTGCCATGGGGAGACGGGCGATGCCTGCCTCCTGCTCACCCCTGATCAAGTCGTCGACAGGATATTCCAATTAGTCGACGCGAACGGAGACG GCCAGCTCTCTCTGGACGAGTTCATTGACGGAGCGCAGAGAGACAAGTGGGTGATGAAGATGCTTCAGATGGACGTGAACCCGGGAGGCTGGATTAGTGCGCAGAGAAGGAAGAGCACTTTATTCTGA
- the LOC117426985 gene encoding guanylyl cyclase-activating protein 2-like isoform X2, translating into MGQQLSEDKEAEIGVAELQEWYKKFVVECPSGTLFMHEFKGFFGVTDNQEAAEYIENMFRAFDKNGDNTIDFLEYVAALNLVLRGKLEHKLKWTFKMYDKDGNGCIDKTELLEIVEAIYRLKKACHGETGDACLLLTPDQVVDRIFQLVDANGDGGTDLPGFLSTLPPQASSLWTSSLTERRETSG; encoded by the exons ATGGGGCAGCAGCTGAGTGAAGATAAGGAGGCTGAGATTGGCGTGGCCGAGCTCCAGGAGTGGTATAAGAAGTTCGTGGTGGAGTGCCCCAGTGGGACTCTCTTCATGCACGAGTTCAAGGGCTTCTTCGGGGTCACGGACAACCAGGAGGCAGCCGAGTACATCGAGAACATGTTCCGTGCCTTCGACAAGAACGGG gACAACACGATTGATTTCCTGGAGTACGTGGCAGCGCTGAACCTGGTGTTGAGAGGGAAGCTGGAGCACAAGCTGAAGTGGACCTTTAAGATGTACGACAAGGACGGGAACGGGTGCATTGACAAGACGGAGCTGCTGGAGATTGTGGAG GCTATATACCGATTGAAGAAAGCCTGCCATGGGGAGACGGGCGATGCCTGCCTCCTGCTCACCCCTGATCAAGTCGTCGACAGGATATTCCAATTAGTCGACGCGAACGGAGACG GAGGTACGGATTTGCCAGGATTTCTCTCGACTCTCCCCCCGCAGGCCAGCTCTCTCTGGACGAGTTCATTGACGGAGCGCAGAGAGACAAGTGGGTGA